Proteins from one Mercurialis annua linkage group LG7, ddMerAnnu1.2, whole genome shotgun sequence genomic window:
- the LOC126655959 gene encoding uncharacterized protein LOC126655959 isoform X2, whose translation MVEGAILVVDAGEGPLAQTKFVLAKALKYGLRPLLLLNKVDRPAVSEERCNEVESLVFDLFANLGATEEQLDFPVLYASAKEGWASSTYTKEPSADSKNMSPLLDAIIRHVPSPKSSLDAPFQMLVSMMEKDFYLGRILTGRVASGVVRVGDRIHGLRISDSGVEKIEEGKVVKLMKKKGTSMALIDSAGAGDIISMAGMTKPAIGHTVTTVEVMNALPTVELDPPTISMTFGVNDSPLAGKDGTHLTGGKIGDRLMAEAETNLAINVIPGMSESYEVQGRGELQLGILIENMRREGFELSVSPPKVMYKTEKGTKLEPIEEVTIEVNEEHVGLVMEALSHRRAEVIDMGPVPGQDGRTRLSLTCPSRGLVGYRSVFSSDTRGSGFMHRAFLTYSKHRGVLGNVRKGVLVSMGYGTITAHALMSLEARGTLFVAPGMETYDGMIVGEHSRDSDLDINPVRSKELTNIRSAGKDENVKLTPPRLLTLEEAIGYVASDELIEVTPKAIRLRKRYLDVNKRKTMSKRLKE comes from the exons ATGGTTGAAGGAGCAATTTTAGTTGTAGATGCCGGTGAAGGTCCACTTGCACAGACAAAATTTGTTCTCGCTAAAGCATTGAAGTATGGGTTGCGCCCACTTCTACTCTTAAACAAAGTAGATAGACCTGCAG TGTCAGAGGAGAGGTGTAATGAAGTTGAGAGCCTTGTTTTTGATCTGTTTGCAAATCTTGGTGCTACAG AGGAGCAGCTGGATTTTCCAGTTCTATATGCTTCTGCTAAGGAAGGGTGGGCATCCTCCACCTATACCAAAGAACCATCTGCTGATTCAAAGAATATGTCACCGTTGCTTGATGCCATCATAAGACATGTTCCATCACCAAAATCAAGCCTTGATGCACCTTTTCAGATGCTG GTTTCCATGATGGAAAAGGACTTTTATCTTGGGCGTATCTTAACAGGACGTGTTGCCTCTGGAGTTGTTCGTGTTGGGGATAGAATACACGGACTACGTATATCAGATTCTGGTGTTGAGAAAATTGAGGAAGGAAAG GTTGTGAAGCTTATGAAAAAGAAGGGTACGAGCATGGCTCTTATTGATAGTGCTGGAGCTGGTGATATAATATCAATGGCCGGGATGACAAAACCAGCAATAGGCCATACAGTGACAACTGTGGAG GTTATGAATGCATTACCGACTGTTGAGTTGGATCCTCCGACTATTTCCATGACCTTTGGTGTCAATGACTCTCCATTAGCTGGCAAAGATGGCACACAT TTGACTGGAGGAAAAATTGGTGACCGGTTGATGGCTGAAGCTGAAACTAACCTTGCCATAAATGTGATTCCAGGCATGTCAGAATCATATGAGGTTCAAGGGAGAGGAGAACTGCAACTTG GCATTTTGATTGAGAATATGAGGCGTGAAGGATTTGAGCTGTCTGTCTCTCCACCTAAAGTCAT GTATAAAACTGAGAAAGGCACGAAACTTGAACCAATTGAAGAAGTGACTATTGAG GTAAACGAAGAGCATGTAGGATTGGTTATGGAGGCTCTATCTCATAGACGAGCAGAAGTTATCGATATGGGTCCTGTACCTGGACAGGATGGCAGGACTAGGCTGTCTTTGACTTGCCCATCAAG GGGCCTGGTTGGTTATAGAAGTGTTTTCAGCAGTGACACGCGTGGATCTGGATTTATGCACCGTGCTTTCCTTA CCTATTCAAAACATCGGGGTGTGCTTGGAAATGTTAGGAAAGGAGTATTG GTATCAATGGGCTATGGTACAATCACAGCTCATGCATTGATGAGTTTAGAAGCTCGTGGAACGCTCTTTGTTGCTCCAGGAATGGAG ACATACGACGGCATGATTGTGGGTGAACATTCAAGGGATTCAGATCTTGAT ATCAACCCTGTTAGAAGCAAGGAACTTACTAATATTCGATCTGCTGGCAAAGATGAGAATGTGAAACTAACTCCACCACGCCTG CTGACTCTTGAAGAAGCCATTGGATATGTAGCTTCTGATGAGCTTATTGAG GTCACCCCTAAGGCCATCCGCTTGAGAAAAAGATACCTAGACGTTAACAAGCGTAAAACCATGAGCAAGAGGCTAAAGGAATGA
- the LOC126656353 gene encoding ras-related protein RABA1f, with the protein MGAYRADDDYDYLFKVVLIGDSGVGKSNLLSRFTKNEFSLESKSTIGVEFATRSIHVDDKVVKAQIWDTAGQERYRAITSAYYRGAVGALLVYDVTRHVTFENVERWLKELRDHTDSNIVIMLVGNKADLRHLRAVTTEDAKAFAERESTFFMETSALESLNVENAFTEVLSQIYRVVSRKALDVGDDPAALPKGQTINVNKDDVSAVKKVGCCSA; encoded by the exons ATGGGGGCTTATAGAGCAGATGATGACTATGATTACTTGTTTAAGGTGGTTTTAATCGGCGATTCGGGTGTCGGAAAATCAAATCTGTTGTCTAGATTCACCAAAAATGAATTTAGTCTTGAATCTAAATCCACCATTGGTGTTGAATTTGCTACTCGTAGTATTCATGTTGATGATAAGGTTGTTAAGGCTCAGATTTGGGACACTGCTGGTCAAgaaag ATATCGGGCCATCACTAGTGCATACTACAGAGGAGCTGTTGGCGCCTTGCTCGTCTATGATGTCACTCGACATGTCACCTTTGAGAATGTGGAAAGATGGTTGAAGGAGCTCCGAGATCACACTGATTCCAACATTGTTATTATGCTTGTAGGAAACAAGGCAGATTTACGACACTTACGCGCAGTTACGACTGAGGATGCCAAGGCATTTGCTGAGAGAGAGAGCACCTTCTTTATGGAAACCTCTGCACTGGAGTCCTTGAATGTCGAAAACGCATTTACTGAAGTCCTAAGTCAGATATATCGTGTTGTCAGCCGAAAGGCTCTTGATGTAGGGGATGACCCTGCAGCATTACCAAAAGGACAGACTATTAACGTCAACAAAGATGATGTGTCGGCTGTTAAAAAAGTCGGATGCTGCTCCGCATAG
- the LOC126655959 gene encoding uncharacterized protein LOC126655959 isoform X1, translating to MAGFFFRSLYSSTRKSISNFSTKNRYFTSRTTAITPRVLSAASYATAAAAATSAPINSSLDPSRLRNVAVIAHVDHGKTTLMDRLLRQCGADIPHERAMDSISLERERGITIASKVTSILWKENELNMVDTPGHADFGGEVERVVGMVEGAILVVDAGEGPLAQTKFVLAKALKYGLRPLLLLNKVDRPAVSEERCNEVESLVFDLFANLGATEEQLDFPVLYASAKEGWASSTYTKEPSADSKNMSPLLDAIIRHVPSPKSSLDAPFQMLVSMMEKDFYLGRILTGRVASGVVRVGDRIHGLRISDSGVEKIEEGKVVKLMKKKGTSMALIDSAGAGDIISMAGMTKPAIGHTVTTVEVMNALPTVELDPPTISMTFGVNDSPLAGKDGTHLTGGKIGDRLMAEAETNLAINVIPGMSESYEVQGRGELQLGILIENMRREGFELSVSPPKVMYKTEKGTKLEPIEEVTIEVNEEHVGLVMEALSHRRAEVIDMGPVPGQDGRTRLSLTCPSRGLVGYRSVFSSDTRGSGFMHRAFLTYSKHRGVLGNVRKGVLVSMGYGTITAHALMSLEARGTLFVAPGMETYDGMIVGEHSRDSDLDINPVRSKELTNIRSAGKDENVKLTPPRLLTLEEAIGYVASDELIEVTPKAIRLRKRYLDVNKRKTMSKRLKE from the exons ATGGCGGGTTTTTTCTTCCGCTCTCTTTACTCATCCACCAGAAAATCCATTTCCAACTTCAGTACTAAAAATCGGTACTTCACCTCTCGCACTACCGCCATCACTCCACGCGTCTTATCGGCGGCGAGTTATGCCACAGCTGCCGCTGCCGCCACGTCAGCTCCGATTAATTCTTCATTAGACCCTAGCCGGTTACGAAACGTCGCCGTAATTGCTCATGTGGATCACGGGAAAACAACGCTTATGGACCGTTTATTGAGGCAGTGCGGTGCTGATATACCTCATGAACGCGCCATGGATTCAATCAGCCTTGAGCGTGAACGTGGCATTACAATTGCTTCTAAG GTTACATCGATCTTATGGAAAGAGAATGAGCTGAACATGGTTGATACACCTGGACATGCTGACTTTGGTGGTGAA GTTGAGCGGGTCGTTGGGATGGTTGAAGGAGCAATTTTAGTTGTAGATGCCGGTGAAGGTCCACTTGCACAGACAAAATTTGTTCTCGCTAAAGCATTGAAGTATGGGTTGCGCCCACTTCTACTCTTAAACAAAGTAGATAGACCTGCAG TGTCAGAGGAGAGGTGTAATGAAGTTGAGAGCCTTGTTTTTGATCTGTTTGCAAATCTTGGTGCTACAG AGGAGCAGCTGGATTTTCCAGTTCTATATGCTTCTGCTAAGGAAGGGTGGGCATCCTCCACCTATACCAAAGAACCATCTGCTGATTCAAAGAATATGTCACCGTTGCTTGATGCCATCATAAGACATGTTCCATCACCAAAATCAAGCCTTGATGCACCTTTTCAGATGCTG GTTTCCATGATGGAAAAGGACTTTTATCTTGGGCGTATCTTAACAGGACGTGTTGCCTCTGGAGTTGTTCGTGTTGGGGATAGAATACACGGACTACGTATATCAGATTCTGGTGTTGAGAAAATTGAGGAAGGAAAG GTTGTGAAGCTTATGAAAAAGAAGGGTACGAGCATGGCTCTTATTGATAGTGCTGGAGCTGGTGATATAATATCAATGGCCGGGATGACAAAACCAGCAATAGGCCATACAGTGACAACTGTGGAG GTTATGAATGCATTACCGACTGTTGAGTTGGATCCTCCGACTATTTCCATGACCTTTGGTGTCAATGACTCTCCATTAGCTGGCAAAGATGGCACACAT TTGACTGGAGGAAAAATTGGTGACCGGTTGATGGCTGAAGCTGAAACTAACCTTGCCATAAATGTGATTCCAGGCATGTCAGAATCATATGAGGTTCAAGGGAGAGGAGAACTGCAACTTG GCATTTTGATTGAGAATATGAGGCGTGAAGGATTTGAGCTGTCTGTCTCTCCACCTAAAGTCAT GTATAAAACTGAGAAAGGCACGAAACTTGAACCAATTGAAGAAGTGACTATTGAG GTAAACGAAGAGCATGTAGGATTGGTTATGGAGGCTCTATCTCATAGACGAGCAGAAGTTATCGATATGGGTCCTGTACCTGGACAGGATGGCAGGACTAGGCTGTCTTTGACTTGCCCATCAAG GGGCCTGGTTGGTTATAGAAGTGTTTTCAGCAGTGACACGCGTGGATCTGGATTTATGCACCGTGCTTTCCTTA CCTATTCAAAACATCGGGGTGTGCTTGGAAATGTTAGGAAAGGAGTATTG GTATCAATGGGCTATGGTACAATCACAGCTCATGCATTGATGAGTTTAGAAGCTCGTGGAACGCTCTTTGTTGCTCCAGGAATGGAG ACATACGACGGCATGATTGTGGGTGAACATTCAAGGGATTCAGATCTTGAT ATCAACCCTGTTAGAAGCAAGGAACTTACTAATATTCGATCTGCTGGCAAAGATGAGAATGTGAAACTAACTCCACCACGCCTG CTGACTCTTGAAGAAGCCATTGGATATGTAGCTTCTGATGAGCTTATTGAG GTCACCCCTAAGGCCATCCGCTTGAGAAAAAGATACCTAGACGTTAACAAGCGTAAAACCATGAGCAAGAGGCTAAAGGAATGA
- the LOC126655533 gene encoding uncharacterized protein LOC126655533: MEFQCPQDDAWYDVNLFFDGKKITVHYANFPEADDENFEVNLFKNNEQLNDFRRRFRPSSVQIQDHDCKSIYQGMNVCALCYLENQETKFYDALVVEVLNEEHKFNKDQIEQDEEDEECVCNYVLKWQNGPLEGERTFARINDICITPSSKEIDQSLYCFMMVVREKIENGGGKVEGLVNFVPNSVIIERFFRKLRKLRKNRYACRTEEGRVYGGCRRIESLDSE, translated from the coding sequence ATGGAATTTCAGTGTCCACAAGACGATGCATGGTATGATGTGAATTTATTCTTCGATGGCAAGAAAATCACAGTACACTACGCCAATTTTCCCGAAGCAGACGATGAAAATTTTGAGGTTAATTTGTTCAAAAACAACGAACAATTGAATGATTTCCGGCGAAGATTCCGGCCAAGCAGTGTTCAAATTCAAGATCATGATTGCAAATCAATTTATCAAGGTATGAACGTCTGTGCATTATGTTATTTAGAGAATCAAGAGACTAAATTTTACGATGCTCTAGTTGTTGAGGTTTTAAATGAAGAACATAAATTCAACAAGGACCAAATTGAACAAGATGAGGAAGATGAGGAGTGTGTTTGTAATTATGTTCTTAAATGGCAGAATGGTCCATTAGAAGGAGAAAGAACATTTGCTAGGATTAATGATATTTGCATTACACCATCTAGTAAAGAAATTGATCAGTCTCTTTATTGTTTTATGATGGTTGTGAGAGAGAAAATTGAAAATGGGGGTGGCAAAGTTGAAGGACTGGTTAATTTTGTGCCTAATTCTGTAATTATTGAAAGGTTTTTTAGGAAATTGAGGAAGTTGAGAAAGAATAGGTATGCTTGTAGGACAGAAGAGGGTAGGGTTTATGGAGGTTGTAGGAGGATCGAATCACTCGATTCCGAGTGA
- the LOC126654626 gene encoding rac-like GTP-binding protein RAC2, with protein MSTARFIKCVTVGDGAVGKTCMLISYTSNTFPTDYVPTVFDNFSANVVVDGSTVNLGLWDTAGQEDYNRLRPLSYRGADVFLLAFSLISKASYENISKKWIPELRHYAPTVPIVLVGTKLDLRDDKQYLSDHPGATPITTAQGEELKKMIGAAAYIECSSKTQQNVKAVFDAAIKVVLQPPKPKKKKRKPRPSCFFL; from the exons ATGAGCACAGCTAGGTTTATCAAGTGTGTAACTGTTGGTGATGGTGCTGTTGGGAAGACTTGTATGCTTATTTCTTACACCAGCAATACCTTCCCTACC GATTATGTGCCTACAGTGTTTGACAACTTCAGTGCTAATGTTGTTGTTGATGGGAGTACAGTCAATCTTGGCTTATGGGATACTGCAG GACAGGAAGATTATAACAGGTTAAGACCATTGAGTTATAGAGGTGCAGATGTGTTTCTTTTGGCTTTTTCCCTTATAAGCAAAGCAAGCTATGAGAATATTTCTAAGAAG TGGATACCCGAGCTCAGGCATTATGCACCAACTGTACCAATTGTTCTTGTTGGGACCAAACTTG ATCTGAGAGACGACAAGCAGTATTTGAGTGATCATCCTGGTGCTACACCAATCACAACTGCTCAG GGAGAAGAGCTAAAGAAGATGATAGGTGCTGCTGCTTATATAGAGTGCAGTTCAAAGACTCAGCAG AATGTGAAGGCAGTGTTTGATGCAGCAATCAAAGTAGTTTTGCAGCCTCCGAAACCGAAAAAGAAGAAACGGAAGCCGAGACCGTCATGCTTCTTTCTGTAA